CACCAATTCCAAAATCAGTACCAAAAGGATTAAAATTACTGAACTGTCAGGAGTATATACAATTTCCCCGCACTGCAGAGAGAGGTATGCTGTGTCATGACAAAAACAAGAGCACGTCAATGCTCACCCCAAAGTCTTCAACATGAACTTCAGTAGCTGGCTACATGGTATTATAAAATGAAATAGCACATTACACTCAGGCTAATCTTTAAACTGAAATGTGCACCTTCGTTTCTTCAGTGGCCAAATTCCCAATTAAGAATCAACTTTGTAGATGCTGGTATTCAAAAGACATATCAAATTATTGAATTAACTGCGGAATAGGCAACTTACTAACACTGGAATCATTTGATCTTAGGTGAACTTATTTATATATAAGAATTAATACTGCAACTATTGTAGCTGGACATGGAAACAATGCCAACTGCTGCTTAGGTGTTTACTGCAGAGCATTAGCAGAAATGGCATGACATTCAaatcttctgcactctctttttaatttttttgtatgtatatctatatatatctgtacatatataatatatatagatatatgtaatatatatatagatatatatgaaAGAATACTACAGTGTTCACAGATTGAGTTTAAGACacaattaacaaaaaaaaacaaccaaAAAGCACttgcaacacaaacacacaaacacattcacattaTCTGTAGCTTCGACTCCCCTAAGGTTAAGATTCATGGTAGTGGCTCGTATCTCACAACGATGAATATTGCCTACGGAAGTAAGACACTACCATGTATTATTAATTACACATCTGTTAATTTTCTTGGTACCTCAGCTCCGGCAGCATCCACATCTTGATTTCCTTTGGTTTCCGACTTTAATGGTATTGCTTCAGCTGCCCAGTGAGTGGAACAGAGCCTCTGAAGAAAATTCTAGGGTTGATCATAGTGTTGTGTATTGCTTTGCAATTCCGAAAGTTTACCAAAGGGATTGTGAACAGTACTTGTTATAAAAGAttagaaaagtcaagggaattaAACATGGCAAATTGACACTGAAACACATATGCTGCTGGGTGATTTACAGAGGTTTCTGCATATAAAGGTAAAAATAGAGCACAGTGGACGTGCATGAACTTAATCCAATAATAACTCTTTGTATGGAGTGAATTGACCAGTTCAAAGTTTGTTGATTCACTGTATCTTTCTTTTTCCTCAAAAAAGGAGCTGCAGTTTGTGAATTTACTTCCCCTGTACTTTTGCAAGTATGAGGTAGTTTGGGatcctatttaaaaaaaaaaaaagcctCAAAAGCAGTCGCGTAGCTTGCTTTTATGTTTTTTTCCGCTTCTGAATGGAAGGCCCCTTTCTGCTTGGTTCTTCAGGTGATGCAGACAACTTGCTTGAAGAAGCTTCATGGGATGACTTGCCAGAGTGTTCAGCCTCTGGTTTTCCCTCCTGAAGATGAGACAGAGCTGGGTAGCCTTGGGCCCCTCCCATTTCTCTAGGGAAAGCAGCATATGAAGAGGTGGAAGGTTGAGGATCTGCTTCATATCTTCCCTGAGGAATAAGGGACTGTGGAGGAACAGTTTTGAGAGGGCAGTTAGCTACCATGTGCATGATGCTCTGACAGTAATGGCACTTCTTTGGCTGAGGAGGTAGATTACATTCCTTAGCATGATGATCAAGGCCACCACAGTTGTAACATCTGTATTAAAATAAAAGGAGAGATATGGTAATGCTTACAATTAAATTTATCAGTAGATGTAGCTGCAGGGACATCACTCCTATATTTACTTACAACAAAATGCAAAATAGGCCTTTTACTTGCTTTGTTGCCAAACACAATATCCTTGCAGAATCAAAAGAGATTATAATGGTACATCTTACATGGCCAAGACAAAATTGGAAAATAAAATCAGCATGTTAAAATGTCTATAAATACTGTAATGATGTAGTTGGTTACTTATATCACAATAAAACTCACATTATTACAACTTATATAAGTTAAATCAGCGATCATTTCAAAAGAGAATATTTATTTCACAGTAGTATGCTATATAATAGTTTATAGAGAAACCTTACACATGATTCAACATTCAAACCCTTACCTAATGATCTTAAAACagactgaaatgttaattctgcttccctccacagatgctgcctgtcctGTCAATTGTTCcctgcattttctgattttatttctgacCTTAAGAGCGCTCAATTGCAATTTTCTTAATCCATATATTTCATAAATTTTCTTAGCGTTAATCCTGCTCATATAAAGAAGTGGTGTGGAGTTCACTATATTTCCAGCAATGCTAGATAGTAAAGTGAAAGCAGCTCAAAGGAAATTCTTGGTGATCTGTCACTTTCAGAGCTccctgttatgatatggcaggtggtattcgCCAGGccgaccaaatccacaagggaaacttggccacactatcataATGGTTTTGCAATAtgcatttattacgagaaggttttTTGCattgagttcagaagtaatgagttcaCTAACACCTTTAtcgattttaaaaattaaattaaaacatttattagcaaaagaaaataattagaacacatacacaagattacagttacactgtTACTTAATAATATAACAAAtaccaaaattcctaattaacctgactcccaactacacaccccctttaaggcaacagtccaaaatagattttaaatgtacagaggcaatccagcaaggttactaCAGCACCCAAtcaacagtggaattcaaaaGGCTTTTTAACACAACTTCTGCAAAGTGGTAGAGGCtgtttccccaagtctgtttcacatggtgtatttttagatcttacatggccaccCCTGATataaccttccatccttctttaaatatattccttcctctttaatctgtaaatcccattgtttccatatgtctttggaatttatttttctcatacaataaaaatctttcatgtcgtCAATATGGCCTTTTCACTTGGGGAAAATAAACTAATAACCTTGCTCTATTTATCCTGTCAGTTGTAAAATGTTATCGTGTTTCTTTGAAAACCAAACTCTACTTATGAATATACAagttaggaacaggagtgggccactcggcccctcaagcttgctctgccatgcaataagatcatggctgatctgaatgtaaccttaaccccacattcctgcctatccccaataacctttcagccccttgttagtcaagaatctatctagctctgccttaaaaatcttcaaagactctgcttccactgccttttaaggTTGAGTGTTCCAGAGACTCTCAACCTTCTgagaacaaatttctcctcatctctgtcctaaacgaccaatcccttatttttaaactgtgactcttggttctagattctcccacatgaggaaacatcctcaggatctttaaaggtttcaattaagtcgcctcttattcttctaaattccagtggatacaagcttaacctgtccagcctttcctcataggacaacccgcccattcctggtactaGTCTAGTAaacgttctctgaactgcttctaatccgtttacatttttctttaaataagacGACCAGTactgtaaacagtactccagatgtggtctcaccaatgccctgtacaactgaagcataacttccctacttttgtaatcaattccccttgcaataaacaataacattctattagctttcctagatACCCTTCTAGATATCTCTCCCTTCTGaggggtaactagggatgggcaataaatgctggcccagacagtgaagcccacatcccatgaatacaaaaaaaaatacttgctgtacctgggtactaatcttttgtgattcatgcactaggtcacccagatccctccgaatctcagagctctgcaatctctcaccatttatataataagcttgatttttattcttcctgccaaaactaACAaaatcacatttacccacattatactccatttgccagatctttgcccaatcacttaatctATGTCACTTTAAAGCCTTCTTaattcctcttcacaatttactttcctacctatctttgtgtcgtcagcaaatttagccaccattccttcagtcccttcatccaagtcacttatctTAAAACACAATTTCATTCACATCCTATCTACTGACTTTACCTtagctcactcattagcatttcaaataccctttTTAACACCCAacacttttgataatttcaaccttgcagtctatccaactctggtttaattaaattagctACATAGACAGAACCatccatacacacaaacataagcctactttacaataacccacaataatattatgaaaagtaTGGTAATTTTGTGACATCCCTATCCGTTCAAATTGAAAAATCAACCCTGGGCTGAAAACTAACACTCCATGCCAGGGTGACAAATactctcctgttgctgctgttcacaTGGTCCAGATTTGCTTTTAACGGTAGTACTTCCCTTCA
The genomic region above belongs to Carcharodon carcharias isolate sCarCar2 chromosome 5, sCarCar2.pri, whole genome shotgun sequence and contains:
- the LOC121278247 gene encoding protein lin-28 homolog B-like, with protein sequence MAEGGAGKGAGDEKGKLTEKEESQIQQGAGHCKWFNVRMGFGFISMTSREGTPLETPVDVFVHQSKLYMDGFRSLKEGEHVEFTFKKSSKGLESIRVTGPGGTPCSGSERRPKGKTVQKRKPKGDRCYNCGGLDHHAKECNLPPQPKKCHYCQSIMHMVANCPLKTVPPQSLIPQGRYEADPQPSTSSYAAFPREMGGAQGYPALSHLQEGKPEAEHSGKSSHEASSSKLSASPEEPSRKGPSIQKRKKT